In the genome of Pseudarthrobacter sp. IC2-21, one region contains:
- a CDS encoding peptide ABC transporter substrate-binding protein: protein MRFTRTSKALGMVAIAALALTGCGAGGGSNDGASQSAGDPNKVITAYSNEPQNPLLPANTNEVYGGRVVELLFEGLRSYDADGKPVNALAESIESSDAQNWTIKVKKGHKFTNGEAITAKTFVDSWNFAANSKNLQNNGFFFESIAGYEDVSAVNTEKAADGKTTTTPAPKAETMSGLTATDDSTITVKLAQPEADWSLRLGYSAFYPLPSAALTDPKTYGENPVGNGPYKLEKAGAWVHDQSISLVKNADYEGPRGSKNGGVTFKFYTDPGPAYTDLQSDNLDVTDVLPSNALKTYTSDFPDRNSTKPVATDSTLNIPGYNPNFQGEAGKLRRQALSYAINREEIAKVVFNGTRTPAKAFAPPVIDGFKADLKGSEVLKFDAAKAKDLWAQADKIQPYDGSKPLQIASNTDGGNKEWIDAVANGFKNNLGIQAEIQPFAKFAEVLNLRKSQQLPGLSRAGWQGDYPSLYNFLGPVWATGASSNYEKYSNPEFDKLLKEGLAAKTTDEANAKFNQAQEILFQDLPGLPLWDQARPIVWSNNVTKAETGWNGGILYYNITAK, encoded by the coding sequence ATGCGTTTCACGCGCACTTCCAAAGCACTCGGCATGGTGGCGATCGCTGCCTTAGCCCTGACCGGCTGCGGCGCTGGAGGCGGCAGCAATGACGGTGCCAGCCAATCTGCCGGTGATCCCAACAAGGTCATCACCGCCTACAGCAACGAACCCCAGAACCCACTGCTGCCGGCCAACACGAACGAAGTTTATGGCGGCAGGGTCGTCGAGCTGCTCTTCGAAGGCCTCCGCAGCTACGACGCCGATGGCAAGCCGGTTAACGCCCTGGCAGAATCCATTGAGTCAAGTGACGCCCAGAACTGGACCATCAAGGTCAAGAAGGGCCACAAGTTCACCAACGGTGAAGCCATCACCGCGAAGACGTTTGTGGACTCCTGGAACTTCGCAGCGAACTCCAAGAACCTGCAGAACAACGGCTTCTTCTTCGAGTCCATCGCCGGCTATGAGGATGTCTCCGCCGTAAACACGGAAAAGGCGGCGGACGGCAAGACCACCACCACTCCGGCCCCGAAGGCCGAGACCATGTCCGGCCTGACGGCCACCGACGATTCGACCATCACGGTCAAGCTGGCCCAGCCTGAAGCTGACTGGTCCCTGCGTCTGGGTTACTCGGCCTTCTACCCGCTGCCCTCGGCAGCCCTGACCGACCCCAAGACCTACGGCGAGAACCCTGTTGGCAACGGACCGTACAAGCTCGAAAAAGCCGGTGCCTGGGTCCACGATCAGTCCATCTCGCTCGTCAAGAACGCTGACTACGAAGGCCCCCGCGGATCCAAGAACGGCGGCGTGACCTTCAAGTTCTACACCGATCCGGGCCCCGCATACACGGACCTGCAGTCCGACAACCTCGACGTCACCGACGTTCTGCCTTCCAACGCGCTGAAGACCTACACCTCGGACTTCCCGGACCGCAACTCCACCAAGCCCGTAGCCACCGACTCCACGCTGAACATCCCGGGCTACAACCCGAACTTCCAGGGTGAAGCCGGCAAGCTGCGCCGCCAGGCGCTGTCCTACGCCATCAACCGCGAGGAAATCGCGAAGGTGGTCTTCAACGGAACCCGAACCCCGGCCAAGGCGTTCGCCCCGCCGGTCATCGATGGTTTCAAGGCCGACCTGAAGGGCAGCGAAGTCCTTAAGTTTGACGCTGCCAAGGCCAAGGACCTGTGGGCCCAGGCCGACAAGATCCAGCCCTACGACGGCTCCAAGCCGCTCCAGATTGCCTCCAACACTGATGGCGGCAACAAGGAATGGATCGACGCTGTAGCCAACGGCTTCAAGAACAACCTCGGCATTCAGGCTGAAATCCAGCCGTTCGCCAAGTTCGCCGAAGTCCTGAACCTCCGCAAGTCCCAGCAGCTCCCCGGCCTGAGCCGCGCCGGCTGGCAGGGCGACTACCCATCGCTGTACAACTTCCTCGGACCGGTCTGGGCCACGGGAGCATCCTCCAACTACGAGAAGTACTCGAACCCCGAGTTCGACAAGCTGCTCAAGGAGGGCCTCGCCGCCAAGACCACCGATGAGGCGAACGCCAAGTTCAACCAGGCACAGGAAATCCTCTTCCAGGACCTCCCGGGTCTGCCCCTGTGGGACCAGGCACGGCCGATCGTGTGGAGCAACAACGTTACGAAGGCCGAGACCGGCTGGAATGGCGGCATTCTCTACTACAACATCACGGCCAAGTAG